TCCAAACCGGATTGGCAAAACTCATGGCTTCGGCGGATCCTCGAATACGGCGCGGTACTTCGTCACGTACGTGTATCCGGAGGAAAGCGTGAGAACCGTCCCCAGAATGAAGATTCCCAAGCCTGCCTGATGCAGGTACTTCGCGTAGTCGGCGACGGGGAAGGGGAGAAAGGGGGCGAAATCACGCTCGAGCATGGGGACGAAGAGCAGAAAACCCACGGCGATCAATTGCGTGACTGTCTTGGCTTTCCCGCCTTTTTCCGCAGCTACGACAATTCCGCGACTGGCCGCAACCATGCGCATGCCGCTGACAATGAATTCACGACAGAGCGTCAGGAGAACGAGGGTGAGGAAGAGCCCGCCGTAATACCGCTCCTGCTCGACGAATGCGACCATCAGGCCGATGACCAGGATCTTGTCGGTCAGGGCGTCCATGAACTTGCCGAAGGTGGAAACGAGCCCTCGCTTTCGAGCGAGGTGGCCATCCAGCCAGTCGCCAATCGCAGAAGCGATGAACAACCAGAACGCCAGGGATGCAGCCCACTGCCACGAGGCGTACATAAGCGCCACTATCAAGAACATCGCGGGAATTCGCGACAGGGTAATGATGTTCGGCAGGTTGAGCGGCATGCGGAGCAAAAACAACCTCGTCATCTCCACCCAAACGGGCAAGACCTAATGCCATGCGTCACTGCATTTACCCCGGGACCTTTGACCCGATCACGAATGGGCACCTAGACGTTCTTGGCCGCGCCGCGCGGCTCTTCGACAAGGTTACGATTGCGGTCGCCCATAATCCGGGCAAAGGGCCCTTGTTCTCTCCGGAAGAACGCGTGGAGATGATCCGTCCTCACACCGTTGCATTTGGCAACGTTGGTGTGACAAAGTTCAGCGGT
This portion of the Opitutaceae bacterium genome encodes:
- the pgsA gene encoding CDP-diacylglycerol--glycerol-3-phosphate 3-phosphatidyltransferase — its product is MPLNLPNIITLSRIPAMFLIVALMYASWQWAASLAFWLFIASAIGDWLDGHLARKRGLVSTFGKFMDALTDKILVIGLMVAFVEQERYYGGLFLTLVLLTLCREFIVSGMRMVAASRGIVVAAEKGGKAKTVTQLIAVGFLLFVPMLERDFAPFLPFPVADYAKYLHQAGLGIFILGTVLTLSSGYTYVTKYRAVFEDPPKP